A region from the Phycisphaerales bacterium genome encodes:
- a CDS encoding transposase: MERLIQSVQAECLDQFVILGTRHLDYLLREYVDHYNRERPHSSLEFATPMCRRPSIRAGPADRREVRCRSRLGGVIKHYYRNAA; encoded by the coding sequence GTGGAACGGCTGATCCAGAGTGTCCAGGCCGAGTGTCTTGACCAATTCGTGATCCTCGGCACGCGGCACCTGGACTACCTGCTGCGTGAGTACGTCGATCACTACAACCGGGAACGGCCGCACTCGTCGCTGGAGTTCGCGACGCCGATGTGTCGGCGGCCATCGATCCGCGCCGGGCCGGCTGATCGCCGAGAGGTCCGCTGCCGATCAAGACTTGGCGGCGTGATCAAGCACTACTACCGAAATGCCGCTTGA